The following proteins come from a genomic window of Planctomycetota bacterium:
- a CDS encoding anti-sigma factor antagonist (This anti-anti-sigma factor, or anti-sigma factor antagonist, belongs to a family that includes characterized members SpoIIAA, RsbV, RsfA, and RsfB.), whose product MKIHEQRHGAVTVLRPEGPLVEQDVVPFRQQLNNVRRESLGRVVVDLSMTPFVDSKGLETLLEVTKELNDSGQALRLCGLNDTVREVLDITDLAPLFEHYEDVNSAVRSFL is encoded by the coding sequence ATGAAGATTCACGAACAGCGCCACGGAGCGGTGACCGTGCTCCGGCCGGAAGGTCCGCTCGTTGAGCAGGACGTGGTGCCGTTCCGTCAACAGCTCAACAATGTGCGGCGGGAAAGTCTGGGACGCGTCGTCGTCGATCTGTCGATGACGCCGTTCGTCGATTCCAAGGGGCTTGAAACGCTGCTGGAGGTCACCAAGGAACTCAACGATTCGGGGCAGGCGTTGCGTCTGTGCGGGCTCAACGACACGGTGCGCGAGGTGCTGGACATCACGGACCTGGCGCCGCTGTTTGAGCATTACGAAGACGTGAACTCGGCGGTGAGGAGCTTTCTGTGA
- a CDS encoding PAS domain-containing protein has product MGEKQTAGTAAATHHRLLLRGESTIASIGIALAAILLCAIGASAWWTTRTHREEAREAEAQRIRTIASLLTNSAETMLNSDELSSLRRLVIDTARQQKLSACSIVLPDGQIIADSEPSKIARQEMPDTWSAGLNPPKASERTAESELKVTAPLTITGRGMAELQVSGPLEVASNQLWPVQAGLGVIGAVSLAAVLLVYRHSRARLRAVGAIREALLAIVAGEDASSALSISSDLGVEATAWNRILEQSDTLKQQKVAEKARESLGDRRRSKSDLDDAADVMPQGILLVDEKMRCKYANGAAAVFLQADRDKLTGTDVRQYISAESVRSMLDAWLTGKSRQRTTLEAERGDGATGAAGVLRWSMRPVRREDGGSAMIIIEDITQQRVAEEARHAFVAHATHELRTPLTNIRLYVETALDDGENDAALRAKCLNVINSESRRLERIVNDLLSTAEIEAGSFSLKKDDVHLKEIFTDLQADYEAQAKDKKIELVFNLPPKLPVIQADRDKIGLALHNLISNALKYTPAGGTVQVTVEADEHQMTVDVVDTGIGISEEDQSRLFEKFYRAHDKRIAEITGSGLGLALAREVVRLHGGDIVVHSKLDQGSTFTMNVPFGQEAA; this is encoded by the coding sequence ATGGGTGAGAAGCAAACGGCGGGTACGGCGGCGGCGACGCATCATCGTCTGCTGCTGCGCGGCGAATCGACCATCGCGTCGATCGGCATCGCGCTGGCGGCCATTCTGCTCTGCGCCATCGGTGCTTCGGCATGGTGGACGACGCGCACGCATCGCGAGGAAGCCCGCGAGGCAGAGGCGCAGCGCATCCGCACCATCGCATCGCTATTGACCAACAGCGCCGAAACCATGCTCAACTCCGACGAACTTTCCTCGCTACGGCGTCTGGTCATCGACACGGCGCGGCAGCAGAAACTCAGCGCATGCAGCATCGTGCTTCCCGACGGGCAGATCATCGCCGACTCCGAGCCGTCGAAGATCGCCCGGCAGGAGATGCCCGACACATGGAGCGCCGGCCTGAATCCGCCCAAGGCGTCCGAACGGACGGCGGAGTCCGAACTGAAAGTCACCGCGCCGCTGACGATCACCGGGCGCGGCATGGCGGAGCTTCAGGTGAGCGGGCCGCTGGAGGTGGCGTCGAATCAGCTTTGGCCCGTGCAGGCGGGACTGGGCGTCATCGGCGCCGTGTCGCTCGCCGCCGTGCTGCTGGTGTATCGCCATTCGCGGGCGCGCCTGCGGGCGGTGGGCGCGATTCGTGAAGCATTGCTCGCCATCGTCGCCGGCGAAGACGCCTCGTCCGCGCTTTCGATCAGTTCGGACCTGGGCGTCGAAGCGACGGCGTGGAACCGGATTCTGGAACAGTCCGATACGCTCAAGCAGCAGAAAGTCGCTGAAAAAGCCCGTGAATCGCTCGGTGACCGGCGCCGGTCCAAGAGCGATCTGGATGACGCCGCCGACGTGATGCCGCAGGGCATTTTGCTCGTGGACGAGAAGATGCGATGCAAGTACGCCAACGGAGCCGCCGCGGTGTTCTTGCAGGCGGATCGCGACAAGCTCACGGGCACGGACGTGCGGCAGTACATCAGCGCTGAATCGGTGCGGTCGATGCTCGACGCATGGCTGACCGGCAAGTCGCGTCAGCGCACGACGCTCGAAGCGGAGCGCGGCGACGGGGCGACGGGGGCGGCGGGCGTCCTGCGTTGGAGCATGCGACCGGTGCGCCGCGAGGACGGCGGGTCGGCCATGATCATCATCGAAGACATCACCCAGCAGCGCGTCGCTGAGGAAGCGCGTCACGCTTTCGTCGCCCATGCGACGCACGAACTGCGCACCCCGTTGACGAACATTCGGCTGTACGTCGAAACGGCGCTGGACGACGGCGAGAACGACGCGGCGCTGCGGGCCAAGTGTCTGAACGTGATCAACAGCGAATCCCGCCGGCTGGAGCGCATCGTCAACGATCTGCTCTCGACGGCGGAGATCGAGGCGGGCTCGTTCTCGCTCAAGAAGGACGATGTCCATCTGAAGGAGATATTCACCGACCTTCAGGCCGATTACGAGGCGCAGGCGAAAGACAAGAAGATCGAACTTGTGTTCAACCTGCCGCCGAAGCTGCCGGTCATTCAGGCGGATCGGGACAAGATCGGGCTGGCGCTGCACAACCTGATCTCCAACGCGCTCAAGTACACGCCCGCCGGCGGAACCGTGCAGGTCACCGTCGAGGCGGACGAACATCAGATGACGGTCGACGTGGTCGACACGGGCATCGGCATCAGCGAGGAAGACCAGTCGCGGCTGTTCGAAAAGTTCTACCGCGCTCACGACAAGCGCATCGCCGAGATCACCGGTTCGGGACTGGGCCTGGCGCTGGCGCGCGAGGTGGTGCGCCTGCACGGCGGCGACATCGTCGTGCACTCCAAACTCGACCAGGGCAGCACGTTCACGATGAACGTGCCCTTCGGACAGGAAGCGGCGTAA